From a region of the Robbsia betulipollinis genome:
- the grxD gene encoding Grx4 family monothiol glutaredoxin, whose amino-acid sequence MDTQARIQQLVTDHPVVLFMKGTAQFPMCGFSGRAIQILKACGVEKPFTVNVLEDGEIRQGIKEFSSWPTIPQLYVNGEFIGGSDIMTEMYQSGELQQVFQPA is encoded by the coding sequence ATGGACACCCAAGCTCGCATCCAGCAACTCGTCACGGACCACCCGGTCGTGCTCTTCATGAAGGGCACCGCCCAGTTCCCGATGTGCGGCTTCTCCGGCCGCGCCATCCAGATCCTGAAGGCATGCGGCGTGGAGAAGCCGTTCACGGTCAATGTTCTCGAGGACGGCGAAATCCGCCAGGGCATCAAGGAATTCTCCTCGTGGCCGACGATTCCGCAGTTGTACGTCAACGGCGAATTCATCGGCGGTTCGGACATCATGACCGAAATGTACCAGTCCGGCGAATTGCAGCAGGTTTTCCAGCCCGCCTGA
- the prmC gene encoding peptide chain release factor N(5)-glutamine methyltransferase: MPPLRAGNVPGSGSEQAVDAGTLLAASPLDALDARVLLCHALGWRRTELITRAHVPLDAVAVAAFKRLEARRAAGEPVAQLVGAREFYGRRFAVTAAVLIPRPDTELLVELALADIDRRAAAPVDARVPHRTLRILDLGTGSGAIAVTIAAERPAVSVVATDRSEDALAVARANAAALLKTERGPTERGPTERGPTLPLDFLTGDWFGALDDAAPRKFDLIVSNPPYIAATDPHLENGDLRFEPRGALTDEGDGLGAIRAIAAGAPRWLLAGGALMIEHGYDQGEAVRRVLVENGLQAVVTARDLGDRDRVTCGRFAPPASPCDAPHRQDPAPPAETRT, encoded by the coding sequence CAGGCGGTCGATGCGGGCACGCTGCTGGCCGCGAGTCCGCTCGATGCGCTGGACGCCCGCGTACTGCTCTGTCACGCACTCGGCTGGCGACGCACCGAACTGATCACGCGTGCGCATGTCCCGCTCGACGCCGTGGCCGTCGCCGCGTTTAAACGACTCGAAGCGCGTCGCGCGGCGGGCGAGCCGGTGGCGCAGCTGGTCGGCGCACGGGAATTCTACGGCCGCCGCTTCGCGGTGACGGCGGCAGTCCTGATTCCGCGACCCGATACCGAACTGCTCGTCGAACTCGCGCTGGCCGACATCGACCGGCGCGCCGCCGCCCCGGTGGACGCCCGCGTGCCGCACCGTACGTTACGGATACTGGATCTCGGCACCGGCAGCGGGGCGATCGCCGTGACGATCGCAGCCGAGCGTCCGGCGGTGAGCGTGGTGGCGACGGATCGCTCGGAAGATGCGCTCGCCGTAGCGCGCGCCAATGCCGCCGCCCTGCTGAAAACAGAGCGCGGCCCGACCGAACGCGGCCCGACCGAACGCGGCCCGACCTTACCCCTCGATTTCCTCACGGGCGACTGGTTCGGTGCGCTGGATGACGCGGCACCGCGGAAATTCGATCTGATCGTCAGCAATCCGCCCTACATCGCCGCGACCGACCCCCACCTGGAGAACGGCGACCTGCGCTTCGAGCCGCGCGGCGCCCTGACCGACGAGGGGGATGGCCTGGGCGCGATCCGCGCGATCGCCGCCGGGGCGCCGCGCTGGCTGCTGGCCGGCGGCGCCCTGATGATCGAGCATGGCTACGACCAGGGAGAAGCGGTACGCCGCGTTCTGGTCGAGAATGGCTTGCAGGCCGTGGTGACCGCCCGCGACCTCGGCGACCGGGACCGCGTGACCTGCGGACGGTTCGCGCCGCCCGCATCACCTTGCGACGCACCGCACCGGCAAGACCCTGCCCCGCCCGCGGAGACCCGGACTTGA